A single window of Paenibacillus sp. FSL H8-0537 DNA harbors:
- a CDS encoding EAL domain-containing protein: MGHLHGTYDSSLIIFSYIIAVLASFAALDLAEKVGISYGRKRWIGITLGAVILGMGIWSMHFVGMMAFSLPVVVAYDLIVVLLSLLAVIVAAFAALYVIGRDELKTGRLLAGGLLLATGVSVMHYVGMEAMLIQIHYDPLLFSLSIFIAFTASVAALWLVFYFRKSSKQVMFWKKLSAGMIMGAAIAGMHYTGMIAATFSSKTKTAIFFEMVLENKLLAYVITAGTLITCLMSLLVLFVSKRLESKETQLDEHEKWYKSLFDNNLDGIITVNIQGQIIGLNPIALEITGLKSEQLLHQPINLFLPYIVPDQLDHTVAMFTKAFQGEAQRYTSAILRNGEERVDISVVSAPVVVGGAVVGIYVIAKDISEEKQAEEKVKYLAFHDELTGLPNRRMFNQVLEEEIEKTKPAEVETNENDPVFAIMVLDIDRFKMINDSLGHSYGDLFLQEMGNRILSSVDGYNVLLARMGGDEFTLLVPHSDAGIVTEIAEKIIHAIQLPYRLKESDFYVSASIGIALYPQHGMDTSQLLKNADTAMYEVKKKGKNGYQYYSAELNDKLVNKIELEGDLRKAVEQGELELYYQPQIRAEDEQMIGIEALVRWNHPTKGVLSPGIFIPIAEETGIIYELGTWVLREACRQMRKWHLAGGPLIPVSVNLSSQQFHQPYLADYVKDILRETGLEPHFLELEITESMMMDASVSTPILNQLNEFGVRISLDDFGTGYSSLSYLKMFPIHKVKIDRSFIRDITENDNDKAIVSTIISMAQHLNMEVIAEGIETKAQLDILTDKDCEKIQGYYFSRPLSAIDVEEGFFIPSRQEKTAFHS; encoded by the coding sequence ATGGGGCATCTCCATGGCACCTATGATAGCTCACTAATTATTTTCTCCTACATTATTGCAGTACTTGCGTCTTTTGCAGCTTTGGATCTAGCCGAGAAGGTCGGTATTTCCTATGGCCGCAAACGCTGGATCGGCATTACGCTGGGCGCCGTTATTTTGGGAATGGGCATTTGGTCGATGCATTTTGTCGGCATGATGGCCTTTTCCCTGCCGGTCGTAGTAGCCTATGACCTGATCGTTGTACTGCTGTCGCTTCTCGCCGTCATCGTGGCCGCATTCGCTGCGCTCTATGTCATTGGAAGGGATGAATTGAAAACCGGCAGGCTGCTGGCAGGAGGATTGCTGCTGGCGACCGGTGTGTCGGTTATGCATTATGTAGGCATGGAGGCTATGCTGATTCAGATTCATTATGATCCGCTGCTGTTTTCACTTTCTATTTTTATTGCCTTTACCGCATCTGTTGCCGCTTTATGGCTCGTATTTTATTTTCGCAAGAGCAGCAAGCAGGTTATGTTTTGGAAAAAGCTAAGCGCAGGCATGATTATGGGAGCGGCTATCGCAGGCATGCATTATACAGGAATGATAGCGGCGACATTCAGCTCGAAAACTAAAACGGCGATCTTTTTTGAAATGGTACTGGAAAATAAGCTGCTGGCTTACGTCATTACAGCTGGAACGCTAATTACATGCTTGATGTCGCTGCTGGTCCTATTTGTCTCCAAACGGCTGGAGAGCAAGGAAACGCAGTTGGACGAGCATGAGAAGTGGTACAAGTCGTTATTCGACAACAATTTAGATGGCATTATTACCGTTAATATTCAAGGCCAGATTATTGGCTTAAATCCAATTGCATTGGAAATTACAGGCTTAAAAAGCGAGCAGCTGCTCCATCAGCCTATAAATCTGTTTTTGCCATATATTGTGCCAGACCAGCTGGATCATACAGTAGCGATGTTTACGAAAGCTTTTCAAGGTGAAGCCCAGCGGTATACATCTGCCATATTGCGAAATGGTGAGGAGCGCGTTGATATTAGCGTTGTAAGCGCTCCGGTTGTTGTGGGCGGTGCTGTTGTAGGTATTTACGTCATCGCCAAAGATATTTCAGAGGAGAAGCAGGCTGAGGAAAAGGTGAAGTATTTAGCCTTTCACGATGAGCTGACGGGCTTGCCGAACCGCAGAATGTTCAATCAGGTGCTGGAAGAAGAAATTGAGAAAACAAAACCGGCAGAGGTGGAAACGAACGAAAACGACCCTGTTTTTGCCATCATGGTGCTGGATATCGACCGGTTCAAAATGATAAACGACTCGTTAGGTCATTCTTATGGCGACCTGTTCCTTCAAGAAATGGGCAACCGAATCCTCAGCAGTGTAGACGGCTATAATGTGCTGCTTGCCCGAATGGGCGGTGATGAATTTACCCTGCTGGTGCCTCATTCAGATGCAGGCATTGTGACGGAAATTGCCGAGAAAATTATTCATGCTATCCAGCTTCCGTATCGTCTCAAGGAAAGCGACTTTTATGTTTCGGCCAGCATCGGCATTGCTTTATACCCGCAGCATGGAATGGATACGAGCCAATTGCTTAAAAATGCAGATACGGCAATGTACGAAGTGAAGAAAAAAGGAAAAAATGGTTATCAGTATTATTCGGCTGAGCTCAATGACAAGCTGGTCAATAAAATTGAGCTCGAAGGCGACTTGCGAAAAGCGGTGGAGCAGGGTGAGCTTGAGCTTTACTACCAGCCCCAAATTAGAGCCGAGGATGAGCAAATGATTGGAATTGAGGCGCTTGTCCGCTGGAACCATCCAACGAAAGGCGTACTGTCGCCAGGCATTTTTATTCCGATTGCGGAGGAAACGGGCATTATTTATGAGCTTGGAACTTGGGTGCTCCGGGAAGCCTGCCGTCAAATGCGAAAATGGCATTTAGCGGGCGGACCGCTCATTCCTGTTTCAGTCAATTTATCCTCGCAGCAATTTCATCAGCCGTATTTGGCCGATTACGTGAAGGATATTTTGCGGGAGACGGGGCTTGAACCGCATTTTTTAGAGCTGGAAATTACCGAAAGCATGATGATGGACGCATCGGTATCGACACCTATTTTGAACCAGCTCAATGAATTTGGCGTTCGGATTAGTCTCGATGATTTTGGAACGGGCTACAGCTCGCTTAGCTATTTGAAGATGTTCCCGATTCACAAGGTGAAAATCGATCGTTCCTTTATCCGCGATATTACGGAAAATGACAATGATAAGGCCATTGTATCCACCATTATTTCCATGGCCCAGCATTTAAATATGGAGGTTATTGCCGAGGGCATTGAAACGAAAGCCCAGCTGGACATTTTAACTGATAAAGACTGTGAGAAGATACAAGGCTATTATTTCAGCCGTCCTTTGTCCGCTATTGATGTAGAAGAGGGATTTTTCATACCTAGTCGCCAAGAGAAAACAGCATTTCATTCCTGA